The genomic window CAGATCGCTACCCAACCCGTATCAGGCAATGACCGGCCACTGCTCCTCGCGATAGGCACTGTCCCAGAACATCCACTCATATTGTACGGATCGCTTGAAGGCGGCTAGCATGGCAACGCGCTGAGCCTCTGTCGCCTTATCGGCGGCGGCGTCATTGATGGCGATCACTGCATCAACCGATTCACCGAAAGACGGATCGCTGTAGGTCTCTATCCAGGCTTGATACGGGTTGGCGGGTCCCGTCTCGGCGGCGATACGATTGCCTACGTCCCAATAGATCCAGAAACATGGCAGAACTGCCGCCACGAGTTCCTCATAGCTTGCCTGATGGGCCATGGTCAGCAGAAAATTCGTATAGCCATAGCATGTTGGCGAAGGCTCGCTTCGCGCAGCATCGGATGATGCAATTCCGAATGTCTGAAAGACCCCTTCATGCAGGGCCCGCTCGACGGTCAGCGCACCCTGGGCTGAACGTGCGAATTGTTCCATGGCGTTGGCATCGGGCGCTTTGGCCGAAGCGATCGCCAGCGCACGCGAATATTGTTCCAGGTAAAGGGCGTCCTGGATCATGTAGAACTGGAAGCGTTGTCGGGACAGACGCCCCGCTGCAAGCTCGCGGTTGAACGGAAGATCAAAGATGCGTTCACGCATCCCTGTGGTTTCCTGCCACGCCCATTCACTGAATTTGGTCAGATGGTATCTCCTTGTGCTTGGTTTGCGCCCACAGGGCGTGAAAGTGATGAACCGGGCCGTGACCCTGTCCGACATCAAGCGCATCGCCGCCCAGCAAGGCGTCCGTCAGATAGGCTTTGGCATCAGCAACGGCCGAAGCCATCGAAGACCGCCGGGGCAGCAGTGCTGCAATGGCTGCAGACAATGTGCATCCGGTGCCATGGGTATTCTTGGTCTGGACCCGCCTGGCCGGAAACATTGTCAGCGCTTCGCCGTCAAACAGGACATCCGGGCTGGTCTCAGCGGTCAGATGACCCCCTTTCAACAGCACGTTGCCCGGCCCCAGATCGTACAAGGCCCGCGCCGCATCCGCCATACCGTCGATTGTATCCGGTGGCGCACGATCCAGCAGCACACCAGCCTCTGGCAGGTTCGGCGTAATCAGGGTTGCCAGAGGAAGAAGTTCCTGGCGCATGATTTCTATCGCGTCGCTCGCCAGCAGCCGATCACCGCTCTTGGCGACCATCACCGGGTCCAGAATGACGATATCAACCTGATGATGGCGGAGCCGCTGCGCAACCATCGACGCCACAGCAGCGGTATCAATCATCCCGATCTTGACGGCGTCGACCCGGACGTCTTCGAACAATGTATCCATCTGCGCGGCCACGAAATCGGGCGGCACATGCAGGATGCGTGTCACGCCTTGGGTGTTCTGGGCGACCAACGCGGTCATCACCGACATGCCATAGGCACCAAGAGCCGAGAACGTCTTGATATCGGCCTGGACGCCAGCGCCGCCGCTCGGATCGGTGCCGGCAATGGTCAGGACATTCGGGATCATGGGCGGGCCTTCTTCAGGGCCGTTGCAATGGCCCGCGCCGCCTTTTGCGGGTCTGCGGCACTGCAGATGGCCGAAACGACCGCCATCCCGGCCGCATTGGCGGCGACGACTTCAGCCGCGTGTCCAGCTTTTAAACCGCCGATGGCCACGGCCGGAACCGGCGCTGTGGCGACCAGTCGGGCAAGACCATCAAAACCAACGGGCGGTTCATGGTCCGGCTTGGTCGCGGTCGCGAATACCGGGCCAGCCCCGACATAGTCGACCCGGGCGGGATCAACGGCCTTGGCGTTTGCGAGCGTTGTAACCGAGAGGCCCAGGATCATCCTGGTGCCAATACGCGCACGGGTGTCAGCAACGGGAGTGTCAGCCTGTCCGATATGCAGGCCATCGGCACCACACGCGAGCGCGGCCTCAATATCATCATTGACGATCATAAGCGCACCAGTTCCGGAAAGGGCGGTCTGCAGGGCACGGCCAATGGCGATGCGCTCGGCTGTCGATGCCGTTTTATGGCGCAACTGGACCATAGTGGCCCCGCCGGCCACAGCTGCGCGGGCCGTCTCCACCATGCCACGTTCACCGCAAAGTTCAGGGTCGAGAACCAGATAGAGCGAAAGATTGAGGCGGGTCATGTCAGCGTTACTCTGGCGGTGCTCTCCAGAGCCGCTCCGTCTAGGGCGGCGAGTGCATCCAGAAATCGCCAACCGAAAGATCCCGGTCCTACGGCTTTCTGCGCCGCCGCCTCCCCGGCTGCGGCGAAGGTGGCCAGGGCACCGACGGTTGCATCAAACGGATCCGTAACCGCTGCGGCGAAGGCTCCGACGAGACAGGTGAGTGAGCAGCCGAGGGCCGTTACCTGCGGCATCAATTCCGATCCGCCCGAAATCTTTGCGGCCCGGCGGCCATCGGTCACGAAGTCCACGGCACCTGTGACGGCAACGACGCAGCCGCGACCGGCCGCCAGCTTTCGCGCCCCGGCTTCCGCAGCAGCAACGGGGTCGGTTGCATCGGCCCCGCGCCCGGCCCCGCCGCCGCCCGACAGCGCCAGAATTTCCGACGCGTTGCCACGCACAATCGTTGGCGAAAAATCCATCAGCCGCGCTGCCACATCGCGCCGGTAAGCGGTGGCATGGAGCGCCACAGGGTCGAATATCCACGGGCGCCCGGCCTGCCGCGCGCCGGTGATGGCAGCAGTCATCCCCGCGACCCATGTCGGCGAGAGCGTGCCAATATTGATGGTGAGTGCGTCCGCAACAACCGCAAACTCTTCGGCTTCGTCGGCTGTGTGAACCATTGCAGGCGACGCGCCAATCGCAAGCAGGGTGTTGGCCGCAACATTCATCGCAACGTAGTTCGTAATGCACTGGACAAGCGGTATGGTTGCACGCATCTCAGCAAGAGCCTGGGCGGGAGATATCTTCACAATGGCCTCCATCGGGCGGAGGCCGGGCGAATCGAAGCGGAGAATTGACCCGTTTCATACGCCGAGCAACTCCCTCCGCCAGCATGATCTGGTTCAGGTTCAAAGGGTTCTTCTCAGCCCGCCAAACGGTGGACGCCCCTGTTTCTCAGTTTTTAGAATATACAATGCGTGCGGGTTGTCATCCCCTAAAGCCTTTCGAGTTTTCATTGAGACATGATCATCGCTTTTCGCGTTCGACCGAAGGGAGAGGCCGCGAACAAGCGATGCAATGTTAACTCGAAAGGCTATAATGTTGCCTTGAAGACAAGGCCGCATGCTGGAGCAGTGTGGGCCTCATCCAAAGCCCCATGCAGGTTTTCCGCCATGAAGCCAGCCATATCCAGTAACTCAACATGCTCATTGTCCCGATCATTCATCAAATGATCGGCCAGCGCCCGCGCACCGGATCGTTGGGAGCCGACCAAAATCATGACCGGCCTTTCAAGGCTTCAATCAGTGTCACCCGCATCCAGGCGACATCGACAATGGCCTGTTTGAGATCGGCTTCCAGGTCTTCATCAATGACCAGCGTACCCTGGTTCAGATGTTTGGCGATCTGGTTGAGATTACTGGCCGAGCGGGATGCCCCCAACCGCGCCAATATCTCCGCCAGCAATCGCTGATCTGCCTCTGGCATGGCGCGACGCTTACGATGGCGTGGAGCCTCATCCGCAAAAACCACCGACTTCACATAGGATGACAGGGGCATCGACCCGGCCTGACGCTCCAGCGCCGCACGTTCCTCATCACTCAACCGGATGGAAAACGGCGGCGTTCGTTTCTGAACCACCCCGCTCATGGCCGGGGGCATCAGGGCTTCGGTCTAGACACCGGCGGCAGCGCACTCAACTGCTCGACAAGCGCATCATCACCCTGAATGATATCCGCCCAATTCTCGAATGCCGACGGGCATTCTGTCACCATATCGAGTTCTAGAGCATCGTCCATGTAATCTGCAACGCACATGCATTGCGCGGAGGGCAGAGCCCGAACCGAGGGGCAGGAAGCGAAGCGCCCGCGCCCCTTGGGGGCGGTACGGGCGCTGCCCGGCGGTGCCGCCGGGCGGGCGCATGGTGCGGAGTGGTGAAGGATTTCAGGCCGAAGCTATAGGCCACTCTCCTCGGGGGCTCCATCCGCTTTACATATTGGACTGAAGAAACCGCACCAGCATTTGGGTGGAGCCGTCTTTTTCCGCATCGCTGGCGCTGCCGGACAGAACCGGCTCCAGCGCCACGGCCAGTTCCTTGCCCAGTTCCACGCCCCATTGATCGAAAGAGTTGATCCCAAGGATCACCCCTTCGACAAACACCCGGTGTTCATAAAGCGCGATGATCTGGCCCAGAACGTAAGGCGTAAGCTGCGGGTAGAGCAGCGTGGTCGAGGGCCGGTCGCCCGGAAATACCCGGTGGCGGGCCTGCCGGTCCAGCTCGGCCCCCTGCAGGCCTTTGGCCGCCATCAGCACACGGGCCGTATCCAGCGACCGGCCCCGCATCAGCGCCTCGGACTGGGCCAGACAATTGGCCGCCAGCAGCCGGTGATGATGGGCCAGATCCGGCTCATGCCCCTTGGCGGCCAGCAGGAATTCGCAAGGTATAATGCGGGTGCCCTGATGGATCAGCTGATAGAATGCGTGCTGGCCATTGGTGCCGGGCTCCCCCCAGACGACGGGGCCGCTGTTACGTTCCAGATCGGCGCCATCCATGCTGACGCGTTTGCCATTGCTCTCCATCTCCAGCTGCTGAAGATAGGCGGGCAGGCGCAGCAGGCGCTGATCATAGGGCAGGACCGCGCGGGTGGCATAGCCGCAGATCTGGTTGTGCCAGATCCCCACCAGAGCCAGCAGAACCGGCAGATTGTCGGCCAGATCCGCCTCGCGGAAGTGATTGTCCATGGCATGGGCGCCGTCCAGCATCTGCTGAAACGCCTCCGGCCCCGTGGCCAGCATGATGCCCAGACCGATCGGCCCCCAAAGCGAATAGCGCCCGCCGACCCAATCCTCGAACCCGAAGACCCGTTCAGGGGGGATGCCGAAAGCCCCGGTCTTGTCCGTGGCGCTGGACAGGGCCACGAATTGCGCTGCCGGATCCGCCAGTTTTTCCGCCATCCAGTCCCGCGCGGTCCGGGCGTTGGTCATGGTTTCGATCGTGGTGAATGTTTTTGAGGCGACAATCACCAATGTCCGTGCCGGATCAAGCCCTTGCAGGGTGTCGTGAATATGCGCTCCATCCACGTTGGAGACATAATGCACCCGTGGCCCGTCATGCCATGGCGCCAGCGCCAGCGTCGCCATCACCGGCCCGAGGTCAGAGCCGCCAATGCCGATATTGACCACATCCGTATAGGTCCCGCCCTGCCCGGTCAGCCGCCCGGCGCGCAGGCCATGGGCAAATTGCGCCATCCGCGCCCGGGTCTCCAGAACCCCTTGCATGACATCCTGACCGGCAACCTCAACCACCCCGCCGGGTGCGCGCAGCGCCGTGTGCAAAACGGCCCGGCCCTCGGTCTCGTTGATCGGCTGGCCGGTGAACATCGCCTCGCGCCGCGCCTCCACCGACTGGCGGCGGGCCAGTTCCAGCAGCAAGGACATCGCCGCAGAATCAAGCGCGGTTTTCGAGAAATCAAACAACAGCCCGTCAACCTGGCGGGAGAAACCCGTGGCCCGGTCCGCATCCTCGAACAGGTCCAGAATGCGCCGCCCGGATTTCGCCGCCCGATGGGCCTTCAACTCATCCCAGATTGACATGCCATGCCCCTTTGATTGACCGGTTTCGCCGGATCATTCCGCCCAATGCACCACCGCATCGGACCAGACTGCGCGGATCGGGGCCTCTGCCGCATCCAGATCGGCGGCCCGTTCCAGCGCGGCGCGTTTCTCGGCCCCGAAGATGATGATATGCTTCAACATCGCGCCGTTCAGCACCGGGGCGGTCAGGGTCACCCGGGGCTCCCCCGCCGCCTCGGCCCGCATCGGCATCAGGATCGGCGCATCCGGGGTCAAAGCCTCGGCCAGACGGTCGGCACCGGGAAACAGGCTGGCCGTGTGCATATCCGCGCCCATGCCAAGCAGCAGGATCGAGATCGGCAGATGCGGCTCAAACCCGGCAGAAAGCTGGTCCATCACCGGTTCCGGTTCGGGCGCCGGTGTATAAAGCGGTATCAATGTCGCCGCCGAGGCCTTTGATACCAAAAGCCTTTTCCGCAACAAGCTTGTGTTTGATCGGGGATTGTCTTCGGCCACCCACCGTTCATCATTCAGAAAGATCGAAACCCGGTCCCATTCCAGCGCCTGTTCGCTCAACACATCGAAAAGCGGGCCGGGTGTGGTGCCGCCGGGCACGCAGAAACTGGCGCTGTCATTGCGGCGCAGCACATCGGCAAGCTGCCCGGTCAGCGTATCTGCCAGATCCAGCAGCATCAGGTCCCTGTCGGGATATTCGACAAATTGTTTCATGGGGTGATCTCCCGCCAGCGGCGCCCGTCCTTATGGAGCAGTATAAGCGCATCCTCGGGCCCCGCACTGCCGGGCGCGTAAGGCAGCGGGCGGTCGCCGCGTTCCGTCCAGGCGTCGATGATCGGATCGGTCCAGGCCCAGGCGGCCTCCACCTCATCGCCGCGCATGAACAGCGTCTGGTTGCCCCGGATCACATCCATGATCAGCCGTTCATAGGCATCGGGCACATCGGCGGCTTCCGGGCCAAGCGCCTCGGCAAAGCTCATATCCAGGGGCACATCGACCAGACGCATGCCCCCCGGCCCCGGCTCCTTGATCGTGACCCGCAGATCCATGCCTTCATCGGGTTGCAGGCGGATCGACAGAACATTGGCCTTGCTGCCCGCATCCGCATCAAAGATCGAATGCGGTGGCTGTTTGAAATGCACCACGATTTCAGAGTTCCGCGCATTCAGCCGTTTGCCCGTGCGCAGGTAAAACGGCGTTCTGTTCCAGCGCCAGTTGGCCACATGCAGCTTCATCGCGATGAAGCTTTCCGTCCGGCTGTCCGGGTCTTCCACATCTTCCAGATAAGACGGTTCATCGCCCGCAGAATATTGCCCCCGCACGATATCCTCAGGGGGCAGCGGTTCCAGCGCCCGGATCACTTTCAGCTTTTCATCGCGCACCGCATCGGGTTCGAACCGGCTTGGCGGTTCCATCGCAGTCAGGCACAAAAGCTGCATCAGGTGGTTCTGCACCATATCCCGCATGGCGCCCGATTTGTCGTAATACCCGCCGCGCCCGCCAACGCCGACCTCCTCGGCCACGGTGATCTGCACATGATCCACATATTGCGCGTTCCACAGCGGCTCAAACAGCACATTGGCAAAGCGCACCGCCATCAGGTTCTGCACCGTTTCCTTGCCCAGATAATGGTCGATCCGGTAAATCTGCTGTTCATCGAAATGCTGCGCCAGGGTTGCGTTCAATGTCTTGGCGCTGGCAAGATCGCGGCCAAAGGGTTTTTCCACAACGATTCTACAATCTTCGCAGGCGACCTTGAAGCGATGCAACCGTTCCGCCAGATCACCGAACAGGCCCGGCCCGACCGAGAAATAGAAGGCTTGCGTCACCCCTTCCCGCATCATGCCGGCCAGGTCTTTCCAGCCGCCATCGCCCCGCGCATCGACGGGGATGTAATGCAGTTGTTTCAGGAACGCATCAATCACATCCGGGTCATGTTTGGCCTCGGCCACGAATTCGATGATCGCCGCGCGCACGAAGACACGCCAGGCATCGCTGTCCTGCTCGGTGCGCGCGGCGCCGATGATACGGACACCGTCGGGCACCTGCCCCGCCCAATAGCGCCGATACAGGCCGGGCAATATCTTGCGCCGGGCCAGATCACCGGTGCCGCCGAAAATCACCAGGTCAAACGGATCAACCGGTATTACGCGAGAGACCATGCCTTCTCCTCGTGGTCATAAGCCGAAATCGACAGACTATGTTAGCGCTAACGATCACACAGGTTTCTGATATAGAGACCATGGTCTGAAGTCTAGCAAACTCAAGCCGCATCACAATCCCGCGTGACCGGCCTGAGGCAAGTTTCCGCAGGTGGGCGAACAAAGAGCACGGCAACATCCCCATACAGGGCAGATTATGTCGGCACCATCGCCGAAAGCAGTTCAAACAGGATCGAGGCGCCCAGCCATGCGGTGCCACCCGATGGGTCAAATGGTGGCGAGACTTCGACCAGATCGGCGCCGATCAGTGTCAGCCCCTGCAAGGCCCGCACGCATTGGATCGCCTGAAAGCTGGTTGGGCCACCCACTTCCGGCGTGCCGGTCCCCGGCGCATAGGCCGGGTCGATAAAGTCGATATCAAAGCTCAGATAGGTCGGGTCATGGCCCACCACCTCGCGCGCATCTGCCATCACCGCCTCAAACCCACGGGCGAAACACGCCTCGATCGGGATGATCCGCACCCCATGGGCATGGCCAAAATCAAAATCCTCGGTGTCGTAAGAGGTGCCCCGCATGCCCAGCATCACCGTTCGGGTGGGATCGATCAGGCCTTCGGTCACAGCCTGACGAAACGGGTTGCCATGGGTCAGGGTTTGGCCCCCGAAATAGGGCGGGTACAGATCTGTATGGCTGTCCAGCAGGATCAGACCAAACGGCGCGCCCTGCGCGGCTCTCAGCGCCCGCAATACGGGTAAGGTGCATAGATGGTCGCCGCCGACCATCAGCGGGCGGATGGTCTGGGCCAGCATCCCGGTCACGAATGTTTCGGCATTGGCAAGCGCCTCATCCTGATCCACCGGGCTCATCGCCACATCGCCCAGATCGGCACAGGCCGCCAGATCGAAAGGCCGCTGCCCCGTGGCCCGGTTCATCGCCCGGATCATGGTTGAGGCATCCCGCAGTGCGCGCGGCCCATGCCGCGCCCCCGGCCGGTTCGACGTCGCGCCATCCCAGGGCAATCCGAAAAACCCGATATCCACCTCAGCCCGGCGTGGGGCCTCGGGCGGCAGATACGGCAATCGCATGAAACTCGGCACACCCGCATAGCGCGGCAGATCAGTCCCCGAAGGCGGGGTGAAGAACGGATCAGGCATCAGGCCTCCTTATCAAACGGGCGCAAAAGCGGAGGACAGGCCCCGATGTTTCAACAGGCTCCGCACCAGAGACAGATAAATCCGGCCCCAAGCCTGTCACGCGTCCAGTTCGGCATCCCAATAAAGGAAATCAAGCCAGCTTTCATGCAGGTGATTGGGCGGAAATTTCCGGCCCATATTGCGCAACTCTTCCGCCCCTGGCTGGCGGGGCGGCTTGCGAAGCGCCATGGCCGATTGGCGCAGACTTTTCGAGCCCTTTTTGAGGTTGCAGCGCGAACAGGCCGCAACCACATTTTCCCAGCTCGTGATCCCGCCACGGGCGCGCGGCACCACATGGTCAAAGGTCAGATCGCCGCGCGCGCCACAATACTGGCAGCTGAATTCATCCCTCAGAAACAAATTAAAGCGCGTGAAGGCCACGCGCTTTTGAGGTTTCACATAATCTTTCAGAACCACGACCGAGGGTATTCGGATCACCGTGGTCGGGCTGCGCACCACCTCGTCATATTCCGCGACAATCTGCACCCGGTCGAGATAGGAGGCCTTGATCGCATCCTGCCATGGCCAGAGCGACAGGGGATAATAGGATAAAGGCCGGTAATCCGCGTTCAGCACCAGCGCAGGGTGATGTTTGAGGCCACCTGCCTCGCGCACAAAACTGGTTCTGAAATCGACATCGCTGACGAGGTTCATCCGTATATCCGCCTCCGTATTGCCTGCCCTCTTCCGGCAGCGGGGCGGGCACCGCGCCCCAAGCTTGAAATGACTATATATAGGCTTACGCCCCTGACAACCCCCGCAATATGCTGTGGGTGTCGGGGCTATCACTAGCCTGCCCGCCTGACAGATTTATGACGTTATCCACAGGCCGTAGCGGTTTGAACAGACGCCCCCTGAGCTTAGCTGTCCAGCCCGAACCGCTCCCGCAGAAAGGCCAACGCGACGCTCAGGCCATCAGGGGCGATCCCATGGCCGGTGCCCTTCATGATATGGGCATAAACATCGAACCCGGCCCCTTGCAGGGCCTCCGCCGCCTCGGGCAGGCTTTGCGGCGGCACCACATCATCCGCATCCCCGTGAAGCAACAGAACCGGCGGCCGCATCTTCACCTCATCGGCCAGCGTTTCCGGGCTCAAGAGCCGCCCGGAAAATCCGACCACACCGGCAAATTCCGCCGCCCGGCGCGGGGCCACATGCAGGCTGATCATCGTGCCCTGGCTGAACCCGACCAGGGCCACCCGGTCCGCCGCGATCCCCTCCTCGGCCATCACCGCATCCAGAAACGCGTTCAGATCCTCGACCGCCCGGATCATGCCCTCTTCCGCCTGCTCCTCGCTGGAGCCGTCGATCCAGGGGATCGGAAACCACTGAAACCCCATCGGGTTCATGGCGGAGCGTTCCGGCGCATCGGGGGCGACAAATGCCGTATCCGGCAAATGCTCCGCCAGCGGGTCGGCAAGCCCCAACAGGTCTTTGCCATCGGCCCCATAGCCGTGCAGGAACACAACCAGACTGTCCGCCTGCCCCGACTGCGCCGCCTTGCGGCCAAACTCCAACACCCGTGTCACCTGATCCCCTCCCGGTTCTTGGCCACCCGGTAGTAGGCCCAAAGCGCGCGGGCGGCAACCGCCCGCCAGGGCGCCCAGGCATCCGCCATCCGGCGCAGCTCTGCCTCACCCGGCCGCGCCTCCAGCTCAAAAACCAGCCGCGCACTTTCCTGCAGGGCCAGATCCCCGGCGGCAAACACATCCGCATGACCAAGGGAGAATTTGGCATAGATCTCCGCCGTCCAGCGCCCCACCCCCGGCAGTTTCATCAAGGTCTGCACGACATCCTCAGGCTCTGCTTCACGCAGGCCCGCATAATCCAGATCAGCCTTGGCCAGCGCCCTTGCATAGCGCATTTTCGGACGGCTCAGCCCCACCGCTTTCAACGCCCGGTCATCGGCCTTGCAGACCGCCGCCGCCCCGACCAGCCCGGCGGCCTCCATCCGGGCCCAGATTGCGGCTGCCGAGGCGGTCGAAACCTGCTGGCTGACAATCGCACTCAAAAGCGCCGCAAACCCGTCCTCGCGCAAACGCAGCGGCAAACACCCCACAACCTCCAGAACCGGGCCGAAACGCGGCTCCAGCCCGACCAGTTCCACGGCCCCCCGTTCCAGATCACGCTCATCGCGAATACGCAAACGGCACCCCCTTCTTCTTGTCTCAAATACGCCGGGGAGCACGAGGGGCCGGCCCCTCGTTCCCCCCTTACGGCAAAGTTTCCCGCCTACGATCAAGTATCACCGGCTCATCTCATATGCCACTGGACCATCCCCAGCCGCTGCGATACCCCTGCCCCATGACAGCAAAGGCCATCCCACCCGCCATTGATATCGACGACAGCCGCGCCATCCGCAATGTGGTGGTGCTTGTCGCCGCACAGGCGATTCTGGGCAGCCAGATCACCATGATTTTCGTGGTCGGCGGGCTGGCCGGGCTGATGATTGCGCCGACACCGATTCTGGCCACATTGCCGATCTCGATGATCGTTTTCGGCTCGATGACAACCGCGCCCTGGCTCTCAGCGGTGATGCAGCGCTTTGGCCGCAGGACCGGGTTCTTTATCGGCGCCATCGGTGGCGGTCTGGGCTCTATGATTGCGGGCACCGGTCTTTATATCGACAGTTTCCCGATCCTGTTGATCGGTTCATACTTCACCGGTATCTACATGTCAGCGCAGGGGTTTTTCCGTTTCGCAGCCGCCGATACCGCGTCCGAGACGTTTCGCCCCAAGGCCATTTCCTATGTCATGGCAGGCGGGCTGATCTCGGCGCTGATCGGGCCGCAGCTTGTCAAGGTCACCGCCGATCTCACCATCATCCCCTTTGTGGGCACCTATGCGGTGGCGCTGCTGATCAATCTTCTTGGCATGGCGATGTTCCTGTTTCTTGATCTGCCGCCCCTGCCGCGGGCCAAACCCGGCGCTGCTCCAGCCCGCTCCCGGATGGAGTTGCTGAAAGACCCGCGCATCGCGGTCGCGGTGATCTGCGGCATGGTCTCCTATGCGCTGATGAACCTGATGATGACCTCGACACCGCTGGCGGTTGTGGGCTGTGGTTTCACCACCGGCAACGCCGCCGATATCGTCTCGACCCATGTGATCGCGATGTTTGCGCCGTCGTTTTTCACCGGTCATCTGATCGCGAAGTTCGGTGCGACCCGCATTGTTGCCATTGGCCTGTTCCTGCTGGCCGGCGCAGGGGTGATCGCCCTGACCGGAGTCGCGCTTTACCAGTTCTTCGGCGCCCTGTTCCTGCTGGGTGTCGGCTGGAATTTCGGCTTTATCGGGGCGACGGCCATGTTGCAATCGGCCCATGCCCCGGAAGAACGCGGGCGGGTGCAGGGGATGAATGACTTTCTGGTCTTCGGCTGTGTGACCCTGGCCTCGCTCAGCTCGGGCATCCTGATGAATTCCGGCGGCGCGGATGTGGTGGCGGGCTGGACCGCGGTGAATATCGCCATGGTGCCGTTCCTGACCCTGGCCGGTGGCGCGCTGATCTGGCTGTCCCTGCGGCCAAGAGCAGCGCTGTCCTGAACAGGCCCGCCTACCAGCGCCCGGTCAGTGACAGCCGGATCAACCGTACACGCCGGGCAAATTCGCTTTCATCCAGTTTGCCCTCGATGACACG from Rhodophyticola sp. CCM32 includes these protein-coding regions:
- the pgl gene encoding 6-phosphogluconolactonase: MKQFVEYPDRDLMLLDLADTLTGQLADVLRRNDSASFCVPGGTTPGPLFDVLSEQALEWDRVSIFLNDERWVAEDNPRSNTSLLRKRLLVSKASAATLIPLYTPAPEPEPVMDQLSAGFEPHLPISILLLGMGADMHTASLFPGADRLAEALTPDAPILMPMRAEAAGEPRVTLTAPVLNGAMLKHIIIFGAEKRAALERAADLDAAEAPIRAVWSDAVVHWAE
- the tenA gene encoding thiaminase II, coding for MRERIFDLPFNRELAAGRLSRQRFQFYMIQDALYLEQYSRALAIASAKAPDANAMEQFARSAQGALTVERALHEGVFQTFGIASSDAARSEPSPTCYGYTNFLLTMAHQASYEELVAAVLPCFWIYWDVGNRIAAETGPANPYQAWIETYSDPSFGESVDAVIAINDAAADKATEAQRVAMLAAFKRSVQYEWMFWDSAYREEQWPVIA
- the thiM gene encoding hydroxyethylthiazole kinase, which translates into the protein MEAIVKISPAQALAEMRATIPLVQCITNYVAMNVAANTLLAIGASPAMVHTADEAEEFAVVADALTINIGTLSPTWVAGMTAAITGARQAGRPWIFDPVALHATAYRRDVAARLMDFSPTIVRGNASEILALSGGGGAGRGADATDPVAAAEAGARKLAAGRGCVVAVTGAVDFVTDGRRAAKISGGSELMPQVTALGCSLTCLVGAFAAAVTDPFDATVGALATFAAAGEAAAQKAVGPGSFGWRFLDALAALDGAALESTARVTLT
- the thiE gene encoding thiamine phosphate synthase gives rise to the protein MTRLNLSLYLVLDPELCGERGMVETARAAVAGGATMVQLRHKTASTAERIAIGRALQTALSGTGALMIVNDDIEAALACGADGLHIGQADTPVADTRARIGTRMILGLSVTTLANAKAVDPARVDYVGAGPVFATATKPDHEPPVGFDGLARLVATAPVPAVAIGGLKAGHAAEVVAANAAGMAVVSAICSAADPQKAARAIATALKKARP
- the thiD gene encoding bifunctional hydroxymethylpyrimidine kinase/phosphomethylpyrimidine kinase encodes the protein MIPNVLTIAGTDPSGGAGVQADIKTFSALGAYGMSVMTALVAQNTQGVTRILHVPPDFVAAQMDTLFEDVRVDAVKIGMIDTAAVASMVAQRLRHHQVDIVILDPVMVAKSGDRLLASDAIEIMRQELLPLATLITPNLPEAGVLLDRAPPDTIDGMADAARALYDLGPGNVLLKGGHLTAETSPDVLFDGEALTMFPARRVQTKNTHGTGCTLSAAIAALLPRRSSMASAVADAKAYLTDALLGGDALDVGQGHGPVHHFHALWAQTKHKEIPSDQIQ
- a CDS encoding agmatinase, whose protein sequence is MPDPFFTPPSGTDLPRYAGVPSFMRLPYLPPEAPRRAEVDIGFFGLPWDGATSNRPGARHGPRALRDASTMIRAMNRATGQRPFDLAACADLGDVAMSPVDQDEALANAETFVTGMLAQTIRPLMVGGDHLCTLPVLRALRAAQGAPFGLILLDSHTDLYPPYFGGQTLTHGNPFRQAVTEGLIDPTRTVMLGMRGTSYDTEDFDFGHAHGVRIIPIEACFARGFEAVMADAREVVGHDPTYLSFDIDFIDPAYAPGTGTPEVGGPTSFQAIQCVRALQGLTLIGADLVEVSPPFDPSGGTAWLGASILFELLSAMVPT
- the pgi gene encoding glucose-6-phosphate isomerase yields the protein MSIWDELKAHRAAKSGRRILDLFEDADRATGFSRQVDGLLFDFSKTALDSAAMSLLLELARRQSVEARREAMFTGQPINETEGRAVLHTALRAPGGVVEVAGQDVMQGVLETRARMAQFAHGLRAGRLTGQGGTYTDVVNIGIGGSDLGPVMATLALAPWHDGPRVHYVSNVDGAHIHDTLQGLDPARTLVIVASKTFTTIETMTNARTARDWMAEKLADPAAQFVALSSATDKTGAFGIPPERVFGFEDWVGGRYSLWGPIGLGIMLATGPEAFQQMLDGAHAMDNHFREADLADNLPVLLALVGIWHNQICGYATRAVLPYDQRLLRLPAYLQQLEMESNGKRVSMDGADLERNSGPVVWGEPGTNGQHAFYQLIHQGTRIIPCEFLLAAKGHEPDLAHHHRLLAANCLAQSEALMRGRSLDTARVLMAAKGLQGAELDRQARHRVFPGDRPSTTLLYPQLTPYVLGQIIALYEHRVFVEGVILGINSFDQWGVELGKELAVALEPVLSGSASDAEKDGSTQMLVRFLQSNM
- the zwf gene encoding glucose-6-phosphate dehydrogenase — encoded protein: MVSRVIPVDPFDLVIFGGTGDLARRKILPGLYRRYWAGQVPDGVRIIGAARTEQDSDAWRVFVRAAIIEFVAEAKHDPDVIDAFLKQLHYIPVDARGDGGWKDLAGMMREGVTQAFYFSVGPGLFGDLAERLHRFKVACEDCRIVVEKPFGRDLASAKTLNATLAQHFDEQQIYRIDHYLGKETVQNLMAVRFANVLFEPLWNAQYVDHVQITVAEEVGVGGRGGYYDKSGAMRDMVQNHLMQLLCLTAMEPPSRFEPDAVRDEKLKVIRALEPLPPEDIVRGQYSAGDEPSYLEDVEDPDSRTESFIAMKLHVANWRWNRTPFYLRTGKRLNARNSEIVVHFKQPPHSIFDADAGSKANVLSIRLQPDEGMDLRVTIKEPGPGGMRLVDVPLDMSFAEALGPEAADVPDAYERLIMDVIRGNQTLFMRGDEVEAAWAWTDPIIDAWTERGDRPLPYAPGSAGPEDALILLHKDGRRWREITP
- a CDS encoding HNH endonuclease: MNLVSDVDFRTSFVREAGGLKHHPALVLNADYRPLSYYPLSLWPWQDAIKASYLDRVQIVAEYDEVVRSPTTVIRIPSVVVLKDYVKPQKRVAFTRFNLFLRDEFSCQYCGARGDLTFDHVVPRARGGITSWENVVAACSRCNLKKGSKSLRQSAMALRKPPRQPGAEELRNMGRKFPPNHLHESWLDFLYWDAELDA